A single region of the Plasmodium malariae genome assembly, chromosome: 7 genome encodes:
- the PmUG01_07012300 gene encoding Plasmodium exported protein, unknown function, whose amino-acid sequence MIAHINKLTFFIIIFSFSLLIWIFQDAYAADVSTESLNNTKYHNHKFDLGMRRFFLGPMYYEGDDSIPKHYKKYCFSNFLRCYDTSKYKDIIIGSYNPNVSNAAIVKLYNELKEDAEKCDGYKPRAVEIVKYINNLLFYLQLKYKKKIETASPTKKEKYEKLLQVVSSPKIKNLLRLTIPRLAESYCLFSYIPHIDHSIGEVILSDLIKQANSILSLHNKN is encoded by the exons ATGATAGcgcatataaataaattaactttttttattataattttttcattttccctATTAATATGGATATTCCAGGATGCTTATGCG gCAGATGTCTCTACAGAATCAttgaataatacaaaatatcaTAATCATAAGTTTGATTTAGGTATGAGAAGATTTTTTCTGGGACCAATGTATTATGAAGGTGATGATTCCATACCCaaacattataaaaaatattgcttttccaattttttaaGATGTTATGATACATCCAAATATAAGGATATCATTATAGGTTCTTATAATCCAAATGTATCTAATGCAGCTATTGtcaaattatataatgaattaaaagaagATGCAGAGAAATGTGATGGATACAAACCAAGAGCAGTAGAaatagttaaatatataaataatcttttattttatttacaattgaaatataaaaagaaaattgaaACAGCGTCACCTactaaaaaggaaaaatacgaaaaactTTTACAAGTTGTATCTAGcccaaaaattaaaaacttgCTTAGACTTACTATTCCAAGATTAGCAGAAtcatattgtttattttcgTATATCCCACACATAGATCATTCAATAGGTGAAGTAATTTTATCTGACCTTATAAAACAAGCAAACTCTATTTTAtctttacataataaaaattga
- the PmUG01_07012500 gene encoding Plasmodium exported protein, unknown function, protein MNSDMCTFYVSLGDKNNVVQRVCTRTYRLLSQYKQEKSSNVFCIKGDLHPIRGYEKQNKYNNKNLAKIKNKQPKKCSLNNIKINEQSRKSKSSVCNGGNSHIIKRMFDKIHYKNQVRFITKEDVKFLRNNTQAKEVALFSLPTFVILLEIIFILIIANPEVLGADMFTCEWWSPIIIVFFIITVIVILRAIKLCRNIEKNEKLINVKNKLNYTNYPSLIKNEFFKN, encoded by the exons ATGAACAGTGATAtg tgTACCTTTTATGTGTCTTTGGGTGACAAAAACAATGTTGTTCAAAGAGTATGCACAAGAACATATCGTTTACTATCACAAtataaacaagaaaaaagCTCGAATGTTTTCTGTATAAAAGGAGATTTACACCCTATTAGAGGGTacgaaaaacaaaataaatataataataaaaacttagcgaaaataaaaaataaacagcCAAAGAAatgttcattaaataatataaaaattaatgaacaATCTAGGAAAAGTAAATCTTCTGTATGCAACGGAGGAAATTCGcacattataaaaagaatgttcgacaaaatacattataaaaatcaaGTTAGGTTTATTACGAAGGAAGatgttaaatttttaagaaacAACACACAAGCAAAAGAAGTCGCACTTTTCAGTTTACCTacatttgttatattattagaaataatatttattttaataatagcAAATCCTGAAGTCCTTGGTGCTGATATGTTTACATGTGAATGGTGGAGCCCAATaattatagtattttttataataacgGTTATAGTTATATTAAGGGCTATTAAATTATGtagaaatattgaaaaaaatgaaaagttaataaatgtaaaaaataaactaaatTATACGAATTATCCTTCTCTCATTAAAAAcgaattttttaagaattaa
- the PmUG01_07012700 gene encoding fam-l protein, which produces MKILFFMNISTFTLLTWIYHFYYDLTLKKYLNKNCIPSRILVTRNYRLLAHCKKDNYSNNLGLKGELSNYGVNEKKNIYNNNKRYKETNKQSNGSSSKNKVYYKHDNKKKSYIFETKKYSHLEKKIFKELDYIDFLKRNRTISDKTYKKVILKKFRLRLALPLFFVYFLLLSLLLDYIFNCGLVKGLFKVLMCTLGKKWGKPLRSWIMNNNLKWIGVDVVNI; this is translated from the exons ATGAagatactattttttatgaatattagTACGTTTACACTTTTAACTTGGATATATCATTTCTATTAtgat cttacacttaagaaatatttaaataagaacTGCATCCCTAGTAGAATATTAGTAACAAGAAATTATCGATTACTAGCACACTGTAAGAAGGATAactattcaaataatttaggTTTAAAAGGAGAGCTATCAAATTATGGAgtgaacgaaaaaaaaaatatatataacaataataagaGGTATAAAGAAACAAACAAACAGTCAAATGGTAGTTCATCAAAGAATAAGGTATACTACAAacatgataataaaaaaaaatcttatatatttgaaacaaaaaaatattcccaccttgaaaaaaaaatattcaaagaacttgATTACATTGATTTTCTCAAAAGAAACAGGACTATTAGTGATAAAACttacaaaaaagtaatacttaaaaaattccGATTACGACTAGCtttacctttattttttgtctattttttgttattgtcACTCTTATtagattatatttttaattgtgGACTTGTTAAAGGTTTGTTTAAGGTTTTAATGTGCACTCTTGGTAAAAAGTGGGGAAAACCCTTGCGTAGTTGGATAATGAATAACAATTTAAAGTGGATAGGTGTAGAtgtagtaaatatataa